AAAGTGGCTCCCCTGAAGATGAGAAGGAGATTGAAGAACTGAAGGGACTGCTtcctgaaattaaagaaaagataGAAGATTCAAAGGAGTCTCAAAAGAGTGCAAGAGTAGCTGAGCTGGCACTGAAAGCAACTCTGGTTAGTGTGTCCTGCTGTTTCCTTTTAACCAAATGTTCTTCTAGTGATTCTTGAAGAGCTCAGACCCAATCGTACAGATCAGGGGCTTGTGGTTGCTCACAAATGATATGGGCTGTGATTGTGAGAAGGAAGCTGAGGCAGCTTATGGCTAAAAGAGAGGATATTAATAAATACACTGTCATTAATTGTTCCTAACTGAACTGGAATTTGACAGGCTTCTATAGCAATTTAATGTGTCAGGGTTGGGAATGATCAGTCAGCCAAATGTGAGAATGGCCAGAGTGTTGCATCACTCTGAGCTCTTTCATCTGTTCATCCTGTGTAAGTGTAGGAGCAGAGCCCAGTGCTGAGACATGAAGGAGCTGGGTTTTCTGTCCCTTTCTAAACAAGCATCTATGGTTTTGTGTGAATAGATGGCCAGAATTtattccaccttttttttcttctgctttttcttaagGTTGGAACTACATCTGGCTTTGCCCAAAGTGAAGACAGTGGTTCTGTTTCCACAGTAAGTTAGAGATTGATGTTGACAATTCCTGTCTGCTCCGAGGATTGCTGTTTGCTGTCACTCATGTGTCAATGTCTTGTCATAGATTCCAGtaagaaaagcagctgatggTGGTGCGTCTCAGTGTGTTACAGACATCTCTCACCTAGTCCGGAAAAAGGTGAGTCCAGAAATCACTAGTTGAACCAAGAGTTTGTTAAAGTACCACTGGCTTGCTCTGTATAATTGGATTTCTTGGCTTGAAGCTTTTTTCTTAACTTAGTTCTatcatggaaaaaaacactgtaaaaccagaaatagcGTGTGAAACCCCTTTCCACTGGGAGCCAATCAGTCTGGGAACCATCTAGCCTCCAGGAGATTAGTTCTTGATGGTTCCGCACCCCGCCTGCCCCACGCAGGTTTAACTTCCCAGTTAAGTTGTGCAGTTTCTGTGGGTGTTCTCCGCACAGGTCCTCAACGGAGGGCACTTGTTCAAAGAGCAGGGTGGCCTATGGATCTTCAGAAAAGGGCCAGCAACCAGGCTGAGTTGGGTTCCCCTCTTTCCAAGTGGAAATGGAGAATTGGACTTAATAAACAGCAAAGCCAGTCTAATGGTAGAAATTATAAACTGCCTCTTAAAGAGATAATGTGTTGAGCACTAGGTGCCTTTAAAGGTATATGTCTTCTCTTGAACTGTTTGCAAATATAACTAAAATTATCCCATAATGGAAtcttagtttttattttgtgtgctGCTGTGGCACAACCTGGCCTGTGTCCTCCTAGCCTCTCAGTTCAGGTTTACCTGGAGCAACTCTGACCTGTTTCACACAGGTGACTGTAAATGTCATGGGTGCCTTAAATCTACCCCCCAACTGACCTGGCTCAGCAGTTGCATGTTTCCTTGCTAAACTATAAGGATAATCCAGCTCTATAGGTACTAGCACCTAAATAAGGTCTTACTGGAACTCCTTTGTGGTTGAGACCTCTACCAAAGCTTCAGCGCTTTGGTTAAATCCCAACACTTTGGTATCTGTCTTGAACCTGGCAGGTAGAGGTTGAATAGATAATGTGTGATGACATCTAGATGCTAactttctaaaaaatatttaaactttaattttaacATAGTGAAGACTAAACAATTTTGTCCTCAGAGGAAACCAGAGGAGGAGACTCAACAGGGAGACAATGAAGCTAAGAAATCTAAACCAGAGCCGGCTGTcaatggtggtggtggtgatgctgCCCCCAGTGGAAATGAGGTTgcagagaaaatggaagaggagGTGGGCAGCTGAGGCAGGAGTGTGTGCCGTGCTTATTTTATCTTCCCCTCTGTTCAGGCATGGGTTTGTGCCTGGTAGGTGTGCTGGTTTTATTGCCTGCTGGTCTTCACAAAGCTTCCCAGGTGAGATGGGGAATACTCCCCCCGGCAGGATGTGCGTTGTGCCTGGCCCTGGGCTGGAAGGGCACTGGTGTGGAGACTTGGAACTTGTGGGGCGGGACAGAAACATGTTCTGGTGTTGGAGttgggctgagctgcagcacaaGGCCCTTCCCAAAGTCTCTTCAGTGTTCCTGGGTTTGAATGCTGATCACCTGGGCTACAATTGTTAAGGGCAATATTTTAGGGTAATATTGGGCTTGAAGACCAGCAAAACACAAGTAGTCAGTTAAGTCTTTTGAATTACAGAAACCTTGAACTGCTGTATGAATTGATGCTGTAAGGCagtatcttcttttttaaaaacaaccttttcttttcttttagacaGAGAAAAGGCCACAAGCAGAATCAGGGGCTGCAGTTGAAAGCACAGTATGATAGTTCTTTAACCTTGGACACTCCTCTCCTTACAAGGAAAATGGTTTTTGTATATAgtgtattttttcactttttggcAACTTTTGTATGACTTCAATAAAGATTGTAAGCAAATGGTCCTTGTCTTAATCCTCTTCTAACAAGCTCAGTGGTGAAgcaggaggagggtgggggctgaggggaagaagggatggatggatgatgCTCACTGCAGCCTTGTGGGGGGGATGTCATGGTCAGACCTGGGGCAGGGCATGGGGTACAAGAGCTGTAGCGTTGGCTCTTCCTGTGCTGAGCAGGGGCTGATTGCTCCTCTCAGTGTATGCCCAGGGGTGTGGGAGGCTGCTCAGgaacctctgtgtgtgtgtggatatAGATGAGAAAGAAATCCAAGAAGCAAAGAGCAACTGgctgaagtaatttatttaaatatctaGTGGAGGAAATCTTGCTGTGGCTTTTACTGGTCCTTGGGGCTGAACTATGTCACTTCTTGTGAGGCTTCCCCTAGAAAGGgcttgggggaagggaaaaaggtgGTTGTGCCTCTCTGCTGGTCCCCGAACCCTCCCTGTAAACTGGATGAGACAACTCCCTGTATTGGGTGAGGAGCAGCCTTAGAGGGGGGCGGGCTGAGCCCTGGGGCTGGGTGGCTGCTGGCTTTGGGTGCTGcctatcccctccctgcctgctgctgaaatGCCCAGAGCCTCTCTGGTGCCCAGTGATAATTCCACTGCTGGTCCCAAGCCCCAACACATGCAGAACACACCAATTTTGCCATCCCTTCATCACATGTGTAGTTAATAAAACCCTGAtttcctgctccagcttggTGAGGGGATGTGGGGGTGGTGCTAATGGGGAGCTCACCTTCTGGGAGGTTTATGCTGTGCCAGGGGCTCCCCAGCCGGAGGGGGGTCCTCCAGGGCCATGAAGGGGGCGAGAGGGAGGCTGGAAGGGATGTGGGGGTGGCCaaaggctgcagggctgcctgtccccagcactgGCCTGGGAGGCtcctgggaaaggagaaaagtggCGTTAACAGGAGGGGAAGCCCGGCCTGGTCCTGTGACAGCAGCCCATGCCACATGTGGCACTGGATGTCCATGGTTTGGCACCCGCTGGGGAGGAgcctcctgccctggctccaTGGGGCTCCGGTGTCCTCAGCTGCGGccaaggcagcagctcctgaatCACCTCCACAAGCCTGTACCTCCACACTCATAGTCCTGGGTGGGTCAGCAGCCCAAGCCCATCTCCCCTCACCACTGGAGACCTGGAAATAGCCCGGGATGAGGCTCTTTCTTACCATGAAAAGCTCTGGTGCAGCCAGGGCGGCTGGGAGTGGAGGGGCCACAGGGGGTGGGAGGATGGCGGGGGGCAGCTGCGgccctctctgctctgcatggCATCGCAGCATCCCCACCtctgcctggagctgggccaGCTCCTCCGCATGCCGTTGGGCTGCCCGCGAGCCTGGGGGAAGGAAATTCTTCACCGCGGGATttacagccccccccccccccagcagcccttcccctgGCAGCCCACCAGGCCAGCAcgcagggacacgggggggggggtggggttgtCCATTGGTGGTGCTGCTGTGACTCTCCCCTCCCTGTTTCTCCCCAGTGTCTAAGGGGACATTGTCCACCCCTCAGTGCTGTCACTGTGCAAGGTCTCCCCACGTGCAGAGACCCCCACGCTGGGCTGTGCAGTTGCAGACACAtgtgcacccccccccccgcacgtATTTGCATGAGCCATTGGCAGCCCAGGGGTTGCAACCCCAGAGATAACTGGGTGGGCTGTGTGCTGCAggtgggggctgccccggtCCCTGGGACCTGTCACCTACCAGCATcagctctcttctccctcctgacCTTCAGCGCCAGGAGCTCGTCTTCCAGCCGTCGATTCTCCAGCTCCACGGCCAGCAGCGCTGCGTCCAGGCCCGGTGCAGCAGCACTGGCGGGTTCTGTGACACAGCTGGGGCTGCCTCAGCCACTGGCTGTGGggattgggggtggggggggtgtctgggctggggtgggggcttACCTGGCCTCCTGCCTCTGtgtgtccctgcagctctgGTCTCCAGTGCTGTGGCCTCCACctggaggtggaggagctggGCCAGGATGGCCGGGTGGTGCCCGCCTGCCCGCAGGTAGGACTGTCGCAGTgccctgccacagccctggTGTCAGCCATTGCTGGGGCTCAGCAGGACGCTCAGATCCGCGATCATCCACAGAACCTCACCTGGCCTCAGCAGTGAGTGGTccggcagcaggcaggagggtgagagcagccctggggaggaaACAGGCAAATGAGGAGGTGAGTATGTGGGTGTTGGCAAGGAGctgagacacccccccccccactcccccccaccccccacccccaccccccaccccccccacttCTTGGGCCTCGACCAGGGCTTACCCTCCATGTGACAGCTGTCCGACATGATCCCGCAGCACCGCTGGACCCCAACTCAGCTCCAGTTCCTCCTGTTCAGGGTGGGGGGTTGCAGCTGCCCTGCCCCCCAGTGCCGCTAGCCGCCGGCACAGTCCTGCGGGATGGTGAGGGCCCACAGGGGCTCAGCAtgagccccacagccccactccTGGGGGTTCTGCACCCCACAGGTGCCTCCCCATCACCCCAGCACCTgccttctctctgctgctccagctgctgggtCCTGGCCCGGATTTCGGCCACATGGCGCTCGTGGGCCTCCAGCAGCTCCCgtggctgctgcctgtgcccccGCGGCGAGGCCGGCTGCTGGTTgggctctccctgctgctcaggGGGTTGCAGCCATCAGGAGGGGCCAGACCCTCACCAGCCACCTGGAGCCATTGGGGTGCCAGTGCCCACCCCAGGGGTGTGGGGTTCGCCATACCTCTGCCGTCAGCCTCCTGGAAGTGGGGTCGGCCGTGCGGAGCAGGGCCCTCTCACGGGGGGTGAGCACGTCCCCCAGGGGAGCCTCCCGCACTCGCCCTGGCCCCCGCTGTCCCCTCACGGCTGGTGGGAGCCCAGGAAGCACGAGGAGATGGCGTGGCTCAGCATGGTCTCCCTGCTGGGACACCCCAACCTCACAGAGGCaaatgggaaggaaaggggggggtgggggtgggtggtggAACCTGCTTCATAATATCAACTTTTCTGGCTTTGGCAAAATAAGCACCGAGGGCTGCCTGTGTGGCGCAGGGCAGGAGGACAAAGGGTGCCCCCAGTTCAGGGCAGGTCGGATCCAGCTGCAGTGGCTGTGATGCCCCATTTCCTCACCCGCGGCATGTCGCAGCCCAGCACCCATCCCTGTGCCCGTCCCCCctggctgccccatccccaccTGCCCTGCACCAGACCCAGCTCCGTGCTACCGAGGTGTCCTGTGGTCTCCCTGTGCCCAGAGCCCCCTCCGCAGGTGGGGGGTTCCCCTCAGGAAGGGAAGAGCTGCCGGTCACCGGGGTCCCCAGGCACAGCTTCTCCTCGTGCGCCCGCAGCAGCGGCTGGGAGCCGAAAGCCATGCGGCAGCAGGGGCAAGCAAAGGCCCCTGTGCCCGGCATGGGGCTGCCTGGAAAGcacagtggggggggggggggcgtcaCTTGGGGGTGCCCCTGCCAGGGGATGGGGGCTCCTCTGCCCCCGGCACGATCTGGGAAGCCCACACAGACCTGCTCGGCGGTGGCGGCGGTGTTTGAAGCAATGCAATGCATCGCTGTTGCTATGCTGCGACGGgtgagggagggcagggagggtggcCACAGCCTCGGCCATTCCCACTGTTTACTGGGGGCactggaaagaggaaggaatgtTGCTTGGCCACCTGAGCTACCCACAGAACGCAAACTGGGGGAGGCCCCACCCATGGCAATGCTCAGTGAGGGGGTCCCCCAACCCCTGCAGCGTTCCCCCCCTTTGGTGGTTACAAAGCGCTTGCCCCCAgccttgctgctccctgcagcagctcacaCCCCCACACCGCAGCCTTCAAGCTCATGAGccacctctccttccacccCCTGCCCACTGCTCACGGCCTGACCCCCTTGTTCCCACAGTGAGCTCCCCTCCTTCCATCCTTGACCCCGCGGTGAGGAGCATCCGCAGGCTCTTCTCAGGGTGCTGTCGGCCCCTCTCCCACTTTGCCACCATTGACAGATAATCCATCATTTGCTCAGGAAAAAGCTAGTTTGATTCCTGGGGATTTGCTCAAAAGCGGTTCTCTCCAGAGGCAGACTGTTACGCCTTAAAAAGCATCACTGATGTTCAGACCATGCACACCCCCTCAGGGGGCTGAAGGAAGGTTggcaggaaagaggaggagcTCTCGGTACGCACACCCCCACCAGGCTTCGCTGTCCCCCAGGTAGGTCCCTTACTCCGGTCAGGGATTGTTTATCCATCTGGTTTCCCATTACCAGTGGCTATCAGCAGGGATGTGAAGTGAAGGACTTTTAAACTTACCCCATTTCTCTGCAAGAATACAAAGCCATTTGCATAATTGTTCACTTAAATGGATGTAGGaagttaaaatttttaaaaatggatacACTTTTCCAGACAAAAGCCATATTTGATGGGACCAAAGGGGTAGGTCCCCCCCAaaggaactagatgatctgtgAAATGTGTGACAGCAGACTGAGCGCTTCCCCCAGCATTCCCAGAAGTCGCAGTGACTTGAGCCCAGCTTCCAGCTGGAAGCGATGAACACCCCTCACCCCGCTGCTGAGTGTCCAAGTGCCAGTGTGAACCAA
This Grus americana isolate bGruAme1 chromosome 8, bGruAme1.mat, whole genome shotgun sequence DNA region includes the following protein-coding sequences:
- the CCDC17 gene encoding coiled-coil domain-containing protein 17 isoform X1, with product MPGTGAFACPCCRMAFGSQPLLRAHEEKLCLGTPVTGSSSLPEGNPPPAEGALGTGRPQDTSVGVSQQGDHAEPRHLLVLPGLPPAVRGQRGPGRVREAPLGDVLTPRERALLRTADPTSRRLTAEQGEPNQQPASPRGHRQQPRELLEAHERHVAEIRARTQQLEQQREGLCRRLAALGGRAAATPHPEQEELELSWGPAVLRDHVGQLSHGGAALTLLPAAGPLTAEARALRQSYLRAGGHHPAILAQLLHLQVEATALETRAAGTHRGRRPEPASAAAPGLDAALLAVELENRRLEDELLALKARGQPNGMRRSWPSSRQRWGCCDAMQSREGRSCPPPSSHPLWPLHSQPPWLHQSFSWSLPGQCWGQAALQPLATPTSLPASLSPPSWPWRTPLRLGSPWHSINLPEALSRGSLTRSDIVQPQGPVKATARFPPLDI
- the CCDC17 gene encoding coiled-coil domain-containing protein 17 isoform X3 gives rise to the protein MPGTGAFACPCCRMAFGSQPLLRAHEEKLCLGTPVTGSSSLPEGNPPPAEGALGTGRPQDTSVGVSQQGDHAEPRHLLVLPGLPPAVRGQRGPGRVREAPLGDVLTPRERALLRTADPTSRRLTAEQGEPNQQPASPRGHRQQPRELLEAHERHVAEIRARTQQLEQQREGLCRRLAALGGRAAATPHPEQEELELSWGPAVLRDHVGQLSHGGAALTLLPAAGPLTAEARALRQSYLRAGGHHPAILAQLLHLQVEATALETRAAGTHRGRRPEPASAAAPGLDAALLAVELENRRLEDELLALKVRREKRADAGSRAAQRHAEELAQLQAEVGMLRCHAEQRGPQLPPAILPPPVAPPLPAALAAPELFMPFLGEASQEVT
- the CCDC17 gene encoding coiled-coil domain-containing protein 17 isoform X2 — its product is MPGTGAFACPCCRMAFGSQPLLRAHEEKLCLGTPVTGSSSLPEGNPPPAEGALGTGRPQDTSVGVSQQGDHAEPRHLLVLPGLPPAVRGQRGPGRVREAPLGDVLTPRERALLRTADPTSRRLTAEQGEPNQQPASPRGHRQQPRELLEAHERHVAEIRARTQQLEQQREGLCRRLAALGGRAAATPHPEQEELELSWGPAVLRDHVGQLSHGGAALTLLPAAGPLTAEARALRQSYLRAGGHHPAILAQLLHLQVEATALETRAAGTHRGRRPEPASAAAPGLDAALLAVELENRRLEDELLALKVRREKRADAGSRAAQRHAEELAQLQAEVGMLRCHAEQRGPQLPPAILPPPVAPPLPAALAAPELFMEPPRPVLGTGSPAAFGHPHIPSSLPLAPFMALEDPPPAGEPLAQHKPPRSPF